A region of Desulfolithobacter dissulfuricans DNA encodes the following proteins:
- a CDS encoding ATPase domain-containing protein — MTVRRIPTGVTGLDKILHGGFIPASSYLLVGGPGAGKTILSLQFLRQCQQSKSRCLFLSLTESVTTIRRDAASFGWQLKGINLVDMTLSDGEPKTNGEYSVFSPGEVEEESIWKKIHAAIEEYEPDRLVIDSVTNLRYLSTDEYQYRKHVQQLINHLSRRQCLSLLLFEPGELEREQSIAMAVDGILWLHSEISKERVVEIRTLEISKFRGSSYLSGRHPMRITDEGIVVYPHCVEILKRPGGDSALLSTGIESLDELLMGGFHMGTCTLLTGPSGTGKSSLATHFLVQAARRGTRGIMYCFEEGTESILDRCQGIGIPLNGCLEDGTVALCEVNPLELYPDEFLEIIRRDVEEQGRRIIIIDSLRGYQLAMDEFGNMAANVQNILNYLRRKRASLFLLNEMQYIMGDLRISEDGVSYLTDNVLMLRYAEYSGEIIKVVACLKKRHGNFQSDLREFKITEEGILVGEKLTRLRGLLTGVPHVEDLGTKPEL; from the coding sequence ATGACTGTACGTCGTATCCCCACCGGTGTCACCGGACTTGACAAGATTCTCCATGGAGGATTCATCCCGGCGTCAAGTTATCTTCTGGTCGGTGGCCCGGGGGCCGGCAAGACTATCCTTTCCCTTCAGTTTCTGCGTCAGTGCCAGCAGAGCAAAAGCCGCTGCCTCTTTCTTTCCCTTACCGAATCGGTTACCACCATCCGTCGCGATGCCGCCAGTTTTGGCTGGCAACTCAAAGGCATCAACCTGGTGGATATGACCCTGTCCGACGGTGAACCGAAAACCAATGGTGAGTATTCGGTGTTTTCGCCCGGCGAGGTGGAAGAGGAATCCATATGGAAGAAGATTCACGCCGCCATCGAGGAGTATGAGCCCGATCGGCTGGTTATTGACTCGGTGACCAACCTGCGCTACCTCTCCACCGACGAGTACCAGTACAGAAAGCACGTCCAGCAGCTGATCAACCATCTTTCCCGACGCCAGTGCCTCTCCCTGCTGCTCTTCGAGCCCGGTGAACTTGAGCGGGAGCAGTCCATTGCCATGGCCGTGGACGGAATCCTGTGGCTGCACAGTGAAATTTCCAAGGAGCGGGTGGTTGAGATCCGCACCCTGGAGATTTCCAAGTTCAGGGGCAGCAGCTATCTGTCCGGCCGCCATCCCATGCGTATCACCGATGAAGGTATCGTCGTCTACCCCCACTGTGTGGAAATCCTCAAACGACCCGGCGGCGATAGTGCTCTGCTCTCAACCGGTATCGAGTCACTTGATGAGCTGCTCATGGGCGGCTTCCATATGGGCACCTGCACCCTGCTCACCGGCCCATCCGGGACAGGAAAATCTTCCCTGGCAACCCATTTTCTGGTCCAGGCCGCCCGCCGGGGAACCCGGGGAATCATGTACTGTTTTGAAGAGGGCACTGAATCAATCCTGGACCGGTGCCAGGGGATCGGTATTCCCCTCAACGGCTGCCTGGAGGATGGAACCGTAGCTCTTTGCGAAGTCAATCCGCTGGAACTTTATCCCGATGAGTTTCTGGAGATCATCCGCCGGGACGTGGAGGAACAAGGCCGGCGGATCATTATCATCGACAGCCTGCGCGGCTATCAACTGGCCATGGACGAATTCGGCAACATGGCGGCCAATGTTCAGAATATACTCAATTATCTGCGTCGCAAGCGGGCCTCCCTTTTTCTGCTCAACGAGATGCAGTACATCATGGGTGATCTGCGCATCTCCGAAGACGGAGTCAGTTACCTGACCGATAACGTCCTGATGCTCCGGTACGCCGAGTACTCCGGTGAGATCATCAAGGTGGTGGCCTGCCTGAAGAAGAGACATGGTAATTTTCAAAGTGACCTGCGGGAATTCAAGATCACGGAAGAGGGGATCCTGGTGGGCGAAAAACTGACCCGCCTGCGGGGCTTACTCACTGGAGTACCCCATGTGGAGGATCTGGGCACTAAACCTGAGCTGTAA
- a CDS encoding PAS domain S-box protein — protein sequence MTQLQGTIAISFARPADERLVRDHLTSFDHRVIRLDEAVLEGPDLVLLDAPSATRCGRSFLLGLKQADPVFLPIIVALDHRGSAADWLNSGVVDDCLRLPLSKAELVSRINVFLRLRHQTAALAEKSEEIRALVESSEDHIFMLSEKGEFIATNNRLSHLGSPGSDDLMGRPLEDVFPADIARSLRRECARGLAQNRVRTLEYSLPGDHGPVHRHVTLFPVQLADGRKRVGGICRDITTLVQTEQDRFLLSKAMEFAAESVIITDRDRKIIFVNAGFEKISGYSRDEAMGHTPRFLRSGRHDESFYRSLHETIYSGRTWKGDLVNRNRNGSIYVVEATISPVFDEHGEITHFVSVRREVTEERQFEKVRQRVQRLEAIGTLAGGIAHDFNNILTPIMGYTELCKTAVPPDSQLAEYLDQVLLAANRSKNLVRQILSFSRQAKQEKSPLDIRLVIKEALKLIRAALPADIHIEQQIGSGRECVLADPTEIHQVIMNLCTNAQHAMAGTGGILSVSLRPVEVDEEFAASHPGLRPGPYLVLRVGDTGCGIPEEIQDRIFEPYFTTKEEDRGTGLGLATVHGIVTGSGGVISVESEPGKGTVFELYFPVVRAESADRAHRELSQVPGGRERILFVDDEPMIADLGRQMLERLGYTVWATTDPGAALYQLRQDPDGFDLVITDMTMPGMSGEQLVEELHKIRPDIPIIICTGYSDKLSAYRDGKNGVNQLLMKPIGVQDLARAVRKALEGRKE from the coding sequence GTGACACAGCTGCAGGGAACGATAGCCATCTCCTTTGCCCGGCCCGCCGATGAGCGGCTGGTACGCGATCATCTCACCTCCTTTGACCACAGGGTTATAAGGTTGGACGAGGCTGTGTTGGAAGGGCCTGACCTGGTTCTGCTCGATGCGCCGTCCGCCACCCGGTGCGGGAGGTCGTTTCTCCTGGGGCTCAAACAGGCAGATCCGGTCTTCCTGCCGATTATCGTCGCCCTCGATCACCGTGGCAGTGCGGCCGACTGGCTCAACTCCGGGGTGGTTGATGACTGCCTGCGCCTGCCCCTGTCCAAGGCCGAACTGGTCAGCCGGATCAATGTCTTTCTCCGCCTGCGGCACCAGACCGCGGCCCTGGCGGAAAAAAGCGAGGAGATCCGGGCCCTGGTTGAGTCGTCGGAAGACCACATCTTCATGCTCAGCGAGAAGGGCGAGTTCATTGCCACCAACAATCGTCTCAGCCACCTTGGCTCCCCGGGCAGTGATGATCTTATGGGGAGACCACTGGAGGATGTATTTCCAGCCGACATCGCCCGTTCCCTGCGGCGGGAATGTGCCAGGGGCCTGGCCCAGAACCGGGTCCGGACCCTGGAATACAGCCTGCCTGGCGATCATGGTCCCGTCCATCGTCACGTTACCCTTTTTCCGGTCCAGCTCGCCGATGGCAGGAAGAGAGTGGGCGGCATCTGCCGCGACATCACCACCCTGGTGCAAACCGAACAGGACCGGTTCCTCCTGTCCAAGGCCATGGAGTTTGCCGCCGAGAGTGTCATCATCACCGACCGGGATCGAAAGATTATCTTTGTCAATGCAGGGTTCGAGAAGATAAGCGGCTACAGTCGGGATGAGGCCATGGGCCACACACCCCGTTTCCTGCGCAGTGGTCGGCATGACGAATCCTTTTACCGATCTCTCCACGAAACCATCTACAGTGGCCGGACCTGGAAGGGAGATCTCGTCAACCGCAACCGGAACGGGTCCATTTATGTGGTGGAGGCCACCATTTCACCGGTCTTTGACGAACATGGCGAGATTACCCATTTTGTTTCCGTTCGCCGGGAAGTGACCGAAGAGCGGCAGTTTGAGAAGGTGCGCCAGCGGGTTCAGCGGTTGGAGGCCATCGGTACCCTGGCAGGCGGCATCGCCCACGATTTCAACAATATCCTCACCCCGATCATGGGCTATACCGAGCTCTGCAAGACCGCTGTTCCGCCGGACAGCCAGCTTGCCGAGTATCTGGATCAGGTTCTGCTGGCGGCCAACCGGTCCAAGAACCTGGTCCGCCAGATACTCTCGTTCAGTCGCCAGGCCAAGCAGGAGAAGTCCCCCCTCGATATCCGGCTGGTGATCAAGGAAGCCCTGAAACTGATTCGGGCCGCCCTGCCGGCGGATATTCATATCGAACAGCAGATCGGGTCGGGCCGGGAGTGTGTACTGGCTGACCCCACCGAGATCCACCAGGTGATCATGAATCTCTGCACCAATGCCCAGCACGCCATGGCCGGGACCGGAGGCATCCTGTCGGTCAGTCTGCGGCCGGTGGAGGTGGACGAGGAGTTTGCCGCCTCCCATCCGGGTCTGCGGCCGGGACCCTATCTGGTGCTGCGGGTCGGCGATACCGGCTGCGGTATACCCGAGGAGATCCAGGATAGAATCTTTGAGCCCTATTTCACCACCAAGGAAGAGGATCGCGGTACCGGTCTCGGACTGGCCACGGTACATGGAATCGTTACCGGCAGCGGCGGGGTCATTTCGGTCGAGAGCGAACCGGGGAAGGGAACCGTGTTCGAACTCTATTTCCCGGTGGTTCGTGCCGAGAGCGCTGACCGGGCCCACAGGGAGCTGTCTCAGGTTCCCGGCGGAAGAGAGCGAATCCTCTTTGTCGATGATGAGCCCATGATCGCAGATCTGGGCAGGCAGATGCTTGAGCGGCTGGGGTACACGGTCTGGGCCACCACCGATCCCGGGGCAGCGCTCTATCAACTCCGTCAGGATCCAGACGGTTTTGACCTGGTTATCACCGATATGACCATGCCGGGGATGAGCGGCGAACAGCTGGTTGAGGAGCTGCATAAGATCCGCCCCGACATACCGATCATCATCTGCACGGGCTACAGTGACAAACTCAGCGCCTACAGGGATGGGAAAAACGGGGTGAACCAGCTGCTGATGAAACCCATCGGTGTGCAAGACCTGGCCAGGGCGGTACGAAAGGCCCTTGAGGGCAGGAAAGAGTAG